TCGAGCACGAGGTCGTGCGGCGGCACCTCCACCTCGGCGCCGTCGCGGCGCACGAGCGCCTGCTTCTGCCCCACCAGCGACAGCTTCGCCAGCGTGCGCGCAGCGCGGTACTCCTGCACGACGCCGATGGCGGTGTTGATGACGATCACGAGGCCGAACAGCGAGTCGATGAGCGGTGCGCTCACCAGCATCAGCACCCAGAGCGAGCCGATGAGGGCGTTGAAGTAGGTGAAGGTGTTGGCCCGGGCGATGTCGCCGAGCGAGCGCGCGTTGCGGTCCTTGACGGCGTTGACCTGCCCCGCCGCCACCCGCTGCGCGACCTCCGCCGAGGTCAGGCCGGCCGGGGCGACCGCCACCTGCTCCGAGGTCATCTCGCGATCCGGTCCAGCCGCTCGAGGATCACGCCCTCGCGCAGCGCCCACGGCGCGATCTCGAGCCGCTCGAGCCCGAGCACGTCCATCGCAGCCTCGGCCACCAGTGCTCCCGCGACGAGCTGCGGGGCCCGGCCGGCGCTGACACCGGGCAGGTCGGCGCGCTCCTTCGACGTCATCGCGGCGAGCTTGGTCACCCACGGGCGCAGGTCGTCGCGGCGCAGCACGCGCTTGACGAACGGCCCCTCGCTCGAGGGCGCCGCGCCGGTGATGCGGGCGAGGGACCGGAAGGTCTTGCTCGTGGCGACCACGTGCCGCGGCTCGCCGGCGCGCAGGACGCGCCCGGCGACCTCGGCGATGCTCGCCCGGGCGTGGCGGCGCAGGGCCTTGACCTCCTCCGGGCGGGCGGGGTCGTGGGAGAGGAACTCGCGCGTCATGCGCCCGGCGCCCAGCGGGAGCGAGGCCGCGAGGTCGGGCACCTCGTCGGTGCCCACCGCGATCTCGAGCGACCCGCCGCCGATGTCGAGCACGAGCAGCCGCCCCGAGGACCAGCCGTACCACCGGCGGACGGCCAGGAAC
This window of the Frankiales bacterium genome carries:
- a CDS encoding Ppx/GppA family phosphatase; amino-acid sequence: MRLGVLDVGSNTVHLLVVDAHAGAAPLPAHSHKTELRLAELIEAGERISRRGVDTLVRFIESAQGVAEDLGVTETVAFATSAVREASNGEEVLAEVRERTGIDLEVLSGDDEARLTFLAVRRWYGWSSGRLLVLDIGGGSLEIAVGTDEVPDLAASLPLGAGRMTREFLSHDPARPEEVKALRRHARASIAEVAGRVLRAGEPRHVVATSKTFRSLARITGAAPSSEGPFVKRVLRRDDLRPWVTKLAAMTSKERADLPGVSAGRAPQLVAGALVAEAAMDVLGLERLEIAPWALREGVILERLDRIAR